The following is a genomic window from Sciurus carolinensis chromosome 3, mSciCar1.2, whole genome shotgun sequence.
ctgttcatatccttagcccatttgttgattggattatttgtattcttcgtgtagagttttttgagttctttatagattctggaaatcggtgctctatctgaagtatagttggcaaagatattctcctactctgtaggctctctcttcacattgctgatagtttcctttgctgagagaaagctttttagtttgaatctatcccagttgttgattcttgcttttatttcttgtgctatgggagtcctgttaaggaagtctgatcctaagccaacaaggtgaagatttggacctactttttcttctataagatgcagggtctctggtctgattccgaggtccttaatccattttgagttgagttttgtgtagggtgagagataggggtttaatttcattctgttgcatatggttttccagttttcccagcaccatttgttgaagaggctatcttttctccattacatatttttggcacctttgtctagtatgagaaaattgtatttatttgggtttgtgtccatgtcctctatcctgtaccattgatctacctgtctattttggtaccaataccatgccgtttttgttactattgctttgtagtagagttgaagatctggtattgcaataccccctgcttcgttcttgctacttaggattgctttagctattctaggttttttattcttccagatgaatttcataattgcttgctctatttctgcaaggtacatcattgggattttaattggaattgcattgaatctgtatagcactttaggtagtatggccattttgacaatattaattctgcctatccaggaacatgggagatctttccatcttctaaggttttcttgaatttctttctttagtgttctgtagttctcattgtagaggtctttcacctcttttgtgagattgattcccaagtattttatttttttcgatgctattgtgaatggggtagttttcctaatttctctttctgaagattcatcacttatgtataaaaatgtattggatttatgagcattgatcttgtaacctgctactttactgaattcacttatgagttctaaaagttttctggtagaatttccaggttcctctaaatatataatcatgtcatgaacaaacaggaatagtttgagttcttcttttccaattcgtatccctttaatttctttggtttgtctgattgctctggctagagtctcaaggatgatgttgaatagaagtggtgaaagagggcattcctgtcttgttccagtttttagggggaatcctttcagtttttcaccatttagaatgatattggccatggacttagcgtagatggcctttataatgttaaggaatgttcccactaccccaattttttctagtgttttgagcatgaagggatgctgtattttatcaaatgctttttatgcatctatttaaataatcatgtgattcttaactttaagtctgttgatatggtgaatgacattaattgatttccgaatgttgaaccaaccttgcatccctggaataaaacccacttgatcatggtgcactatctttttaatatatatttgtatgggatttgctaaaattttgttgagaatttttgcgtcaatgttcattaaggatattggtctgaaattttctttcctcgatgtgtctctgtctggtttaggtatcagggtgatattggcttcatacaatgagtttgggagggttccctcctcttctatttcatggaatagtttgaggagtattggaatgagctcttcttaaaaggttttgtagaactcggctgagaacccatctggtcctggacttttctttgttggtaggcttttgatgacctcttctatttcattgctttaaattgatttatttaagttgttagtcctcctcattcagtttaggtaattcatatgtctctagaaatttgttgatgtcttcaaggttttctgttttgttggagtatccaataattcttaaatttggtcttttcatgatgtcccatggttcttggagattctgttcatgatttcttaccatcttctctgtttgggcaactttattttcaagattaaatattttgtcttcattgtctgaggttctgtcttccaagtggtctagtcttttggggATGCTttacattgagttttttattgggtttattgtctccttcatttcaaggatttccatttgttttttttttttgtttttttttttttttttttttgagaatctctatctctttgttgaaatgatcttttgcttcctgcaggtgctctttcagcttatttatattattattcagtgtcttcatttgctctcttatctcatcctttgcttcatgaatcatcttaatcatgtataatctgaagtccttttctgacatttcttctaacatactgtcattggattctattaatatagtatctagatttgtttggatcattttcttcccttgttttttcatgttgttcatgtatcttcccctctagcagtgcagatacggggtattgcagatttccccctataggcatataatggccctataggtttccaaaaccctttctttaaggggagatcaatattagcagtgcccaattcagacactatgaaatcctagaccaaatagcccctatgaggacaataacaaaattgtcaaaataaacagaatgagttaaaatattatcttcaataaaacaaacagattttcaataaggtctgcagtttctaatggaggacaaagaggatgcagagggatgtagaatgtgactgttaatgggataagaaatgaTTATATgtaagttctagaaaatagaaagggtgagagtgtaatcaaaagaaattggatgttagcatgcaaaaaagggagaaagagactctgagggaacaggtaaacaaaaggaaaagagagcaagaaaagtaaagaaataaaaacttaaattttttctataaggagaaaaaagaaaatctacagtataacagtcatatagtaatgaaacctcccagtctttagtagcctgatgcatgagaggtacctgacaatgcgTCAAGCCtctagcaggcatctcaggatgggatgccccacctaaagatcggagctacggtttcctggattatccaagatggccactctgacttcgaaatgtgttagcaaatggggagctgcagctcagggtgtggacgtggtcagctggaggtcctggaggtaggatgtggttggtcaggcaggggtcctggaggtccggtgtgtttggtgtggttgtgggatcctggaggccggttacAATCAGttagtctggggtcccggtgacagggcgcagtcagttggtctgggggtcctggtggcagggagcagtcagttgatgtgagggccccagaggcagggagtgatcggtctggctgagggatcctagagacggggctcagtcagtccggccaggggtcctacggggcctggctgttgtctcaaaatggcggcagccacgtgtaatcaaacctgcaggttttgtaacagtgaacttccaagcaacagcaggcagctggtgctccactggtggtcagggatcagtttgctgacttttgtcggacaattgggaggtgaacctcgtgcgttgggtgttggataggtgtaaggcaggcaatggacaggcaagaggcaggcaaatggcagatgataggcacctgacagtgagcaatctgcactcaaaaaaggcgtcaatatgctggcagactgcaggtcatcacagcagacaaatggagtaaacagcaggggatcgataagcagcaaaaactgcctcaccaagaaacagatatcctctgcttgaaaccggagttatagagcaacaaggaacgcagcctccctctagtgcCATCTTGGATTCCccaaaaatcctttctttaaaaatgtttttattagtgcattagagttatacataatagtgtttttcattttgacataatcatatatatatggaatttaatttactctccctcaatccccagtccttcctctttcctgcccctcctcccatcctggttatccttcctctactctactggtcttccagctgtttgcttctttttgtttttctggtgttgagaattgaacccagagctttgtgcataggaggcaggcattctaccaagtaagctatatcctcagccctagtCTTCCAGCTGTTtacctattattttttaattggtgcattatagatatacataggTGAAATTCACCAagttatatttgtacatgcacatagtgtaatttggtcaatttcattccacagttcctctcTTTTAatgcccctccttcctctccatttaccaaattacttattttagctattatgaaatgTACAGTGCATTATGAACTATATTTACCTTGCTGTGCAATAGATCTCCAGACTTTATTCCTCCTACCTAACTATAACTTTTGTTCTGtgatgtatacatgtatggaaactTCACATTGCaacccataaatatatacaattattatttatctcttaaaaatgaaatgaaacttaaaaaaaattgatgaaagaagtttaaaagttttattgagatgtaatcCCCATACCATAAAATTCCCCCTTTCCATGTATATAGCTAATGGCTTTTAGTGTATTCATAGAGAAGTAGAGCAACCAACACATTCTTTGGATGCAAAGAATGTTCAGCACCCAAAAGAAACCCCTCACTCTTTGGCCATCTCCCTCACTTGCCTACTTTCCCAGCTCCTGGCAATCACtagtctactttctgtctgtaAATTTACATGTTCTGAACACTCATGTAAATGCAGTCATACAGTATGGCcctttgtgactgacttctttcacatagcataatgttttcaaagccCACACATGTTGTAATATGTATTATTCCTTTTTGTTGCCAAATATTATTCCACTGAtgcatatgccacattttttcatccattcacAAGTTGATGGATGTTTGGTTGTCTTCAGttttgtctattatgaataatggGGTTAATAACATTTTTGTGTGAATGTACATTTTCGTGTCTCTTGAATACACCATGGGGTAGAATCGCTAGGTCACAGGGTAACTCTACACAtagccttttgaggaactgccaaaatatttttcaaagaggtTGAGCTgttttacagtcccaccagcagtgtatgagggttCCGATTTCTCAACACACTTGTTATCTGACTCTAGCCATCTTAGAGGGTGTGGAGTGGTATCCCACTGTGGATATGTctgggtttttttccttctatctttTTTGTTTGCATGTGAAACCATTGTACTTCATAGTTGTCTTCAAAACCACAAACACTATTTTCTTCATACTAAAACATTAGTTCAGGTACACATAGAAGATGATTGTATAGACTCGCTTCAAGAAAAATGCACCCCATTATATGGGATCAGAAAATTTTGCTTGGAAAAACTTGTATCTGGACCAGTTTCTTATATATATCATTGTtagttgctttttttctttttaaattattttttaatatttttgtcctaattagttgtacttggcagtaggatgcatttatatattttgatacatcatatataaatgaagtgtaatctgtcatttttctgatgatcTTTCAACCTGGAAAAGtgtttaaatacctttattaaaTAACTCTTGGATCCAAAggaattagatattttaaaaatctaaatttcataaatatataacagATTGTTGCAAACTATGGTCGCCTACTGTGTCATTAAACGCTGAATCTCATTCCTCCTTTTTGACTATATTTTGGTTCCTGTTATCCAATCTAATAAtacttctgattatacatgttgccTTTTTAATTGCAATTGCTGTTTGTGTAGTCTAGACTGAAATTTCTCATCAGATAGATGATTGGCCtagattttctcccacattctATGAGCTGTTTTTTACCCCTTCTTGAGagtgtcctttgaagcacaagTATTTTAAAACTGATGATGTGAAATTtagctactttttattttgtggtgtgtGTTTTGGTGTCATAGCTAAGAAACCATTGCCTTATTTGAGGTCATGAAGATCTATGCCCGTACATTCTCCTATTACTTTCACAGTTTCAGTCCTTACACTTAggactttgattcatttttaattaattttgtatgtGATCTGAGGCAGGAGTTGAAATCTGTTCTTTTGAAACTGGATATTCTCTTAACCCAAAACCATTTGTTGTTGGGTGGCCATGGTGGTCTAGGGGTGAGCTTAGATGTCTTCTaagaccatttgttgaaaagacctAAGAGCTGATTTTGTTACTTTGCTTTCTGATTTCTAATACAGTTttggcttaaaatttttttctccttgctttccttcagtttatttttgttgtccCTTTTTTGCATTAGATACTTAATTCATGtagtttattctttatatttacttatgtaaatatttaaggaagagaGTTTTCATTTAATTACCATGTTAATAATATACCATAGCCTCTGATATTTgacattattattgtcattgttttctaaaatttctgccatttatatctttaaaaatttttttttttttcattggcACATAAATGTATGGATTTACTGGGTGCCATGTGATAGTTGAACACATGTAGAATTGTGATGACCAGAGGCTGGCAGAGTAGGGGTGATGTGGGTGGAGGTAGTTTGGATAACAGGAGCCAAAATACTGTCAAATAGGAGAAATGAGTTCCAGTGACTATAGCTGACAACAAtctgttatatatttttcaaatttagatttttaaagtatctaATTCCTTTGAATCCAAGAGTTActtaataaaggtatttaaacaCTTTTTCAAGTTGAAgggtcatttttattattttattttgttattaattactATAATTAATTTTCATTGCAATATCATCAGAGAGCATTAGTTTAATTATTGCTACTTTTTGGaagttatttgagtttttctctgcGACATTATATCTGTCCTTTTTCTCTATGTTCAACAGGAACTTGACAGTGAAGTGTGTTCACTACTATGATTGGAGCAGTGATATGTATACCctcacacacattcatacacatattttattattttgtttagtattctttattattactttttaatcattGTTCTGACTTGGAATGACAAACGTTTACTTAAGTCTCTTTTTATTGATATGTTTACATATTTTCCTGCATCTTCTGCAGTttctatttcaagaaaattttgctgttttatttggTGCTCAGATATCCTAGATATTGTATTTTTAGTAATTGTGAGTGTAGGTTTCACTTTTACTAGGCAGCCTGCATACTGTTTAATCCTTTTTGTCCTGAGCTCTGCCATGCTCGATATACAGATCATGTTCTTTTGTTTATATTGGCCTCCTGTGCTattaaaaactactttttattttagtgacTTGTTTATctcatgaaagagaaaatacacttgTTTTCAGGGAGTACTAAAAGTTTCACAACTAAGACACATTCTCTGACCTACTCTTTTTTAGTAATAAAGGAATACTTTTTGTCTCCATCTGACTGTCCGACTCCATATCTCTGTCAGTTCCACACATGGGAGGGGAACAGGATTTCCCTGTATTGGCCCTAATGTCTTTATCTGCTCAAATAATTTTAGGTACTTTTTAGAACCTCTAGGATTCCAGGTTCTTTGTTTGCAGTTCAGAGCTTTTCCAAAGATGATCTCTTCCCACTTTACCTCAGTCAGTTATCTCTCCACCTCATGCTCAAAGCTCCTGCTTCCTGTGCTGGGCCTGttcagtacttccttcctcctggcCTTTGTTCAAGAGTCTGTTTCAGTATGCTGTCCACACCCTTCTTGTAAAACTCTCAACTACATTTTGTCCCAGAATTCTCCTGATTCTGCCTTGGTCTGTTTGTATCACAAattgtgtgagtgtgcatgcatgtgtatgcaAACAGTTTTAAGATTCTGGAGACTAGagattctgatttcttctttgctGTTTCACTGACACCTTGGACTGCCTAATGGGTGTTTACTAAATAGTTTGATTATTGAATGGTGGTTTCTGGAAGAATAGAATTTTGTTTCTGGAAGAATAGGAAATTTTGTCTTCAGAATATTGACTTCGAACATGCTGGACGCAGAACAGGTTCAACCTGGGGTCCAAGATTGGTTTGAATGGATAGGGGACTCTGAATAAGAATTTTATAAGACATTAATATATGCAGTTATGTCCATCCCATTAGATTAAAAAGTCCTCTGAGGTAAAGGATTGTCACTATGGTATTTATCTGACACTATGTCAGATTCATAGGTGGTACTCTATCTATATCTGtagaatgaatgaacgaatgcaTGAACAGTTTTTTGACCCTTCTGAGAGTACCATTAAAGAGAAAGTACACCCAAATATAATTGGAACAGATAAGAatgtagaaaaatcaaagaataaatctATTTCAAGTATCTTAAATTGTGTTCCCCATACTTTCTAGCACAGAGTATTTAGTAGGCTTTAATAAAACTTTACTGCATGCATAGTAGGTGGTTAATACATTGTCAAATatgttgttatttttccttcagagTTCAGAGGATGGCATGCTCAGTAATCATcttaagtgaaatatttttacagaattttaatACAGTTTATTGAAGATCTTTTTCTCTGACCTATGGGATCATGGCAGGAGGAAATCAAACCAACAGCTCTGAGTTCCTCCTCTGGGGACTCTCAGAGTGGCCAGAGCAGAAGCACATCCTCTTCCTGATTTTCCTGTGCCTGTATGTGATCACTGTGGCTGGGAAACTGCTCGTTGTCTTGGCCATTGGTGCTGACACACAAATCCACACCCCTGTGTACTTCTTCCTCACCAGCCTTTCATGTGCAGACATCCTGTTCACCTCCATCACTGTGCCCAAGGCCCTGTTGAACATCCACACCAAGAGGAAGTCCATCTCCTATGCAGGATGCTTGGCCCAGCTCTACTTCTTCTTAGCTTTGAGGGACATGGACATCTTTCTCCTGGCCACAGTGGCCTATGGCCACTTCATTGTTATTTGCCACCCTCTCCCCTATGCAGTGATCATGAACTTCCAGCACTGCACGTTCATCATGATTGCCTGCTGGACCTTCACTAGTTATGTGGCTATGACCCACACCTTCCTCATATTCTGGCTTTCCTTCTGCTCTAAGAAGACTATTCCTGATTTCctccatgacctaggacacttgATAAAGATCTCTTGCTCTGATATTCAGGTCAATAAACTTGTACTTCTCTTCTTGTGGGGGTTACAGTTATTTTAATCCCTTTCTTGCTCATCCAGGTCTCTTATATCCAGATTGTGTCAGCTATCCTTAGATTTCCCTCTGCCCAGGGAAGGCTCAAGGCTTTCTCTGCCTGTGGTTCACACCTCTCTGTGGTTGCCCTGTTCTTTGGGACAGTGATCAGGGCTTATCTGTGCccctcatcctcttcctctaACCCCCTGGTGGAGGACACAGCAGCTGTGATCACATACACAGTAGTGACTTCTATGCTGAACCCCTTCAGTTATAGCCTGAGGAACAAGAACATGAAGGCAGCACTGGTCAGACTTCTCAGGGTCAAAGTCTCCTTCTTGAGGGGCCAGTGACTTCTGCAAGGAAACTGAAGCTGTTCCTCTACACCCTCCATGGAGCGCCCTCCAGAAATTTCTACCTCAGGGGTCTCATTACTGAGTCCCTCATGGACCTTGCTGTTCCCCTCCCTGATTCCCCACTATGAGTTTGGTATTGTGGAAAATCAAGATTTGGATTTGTACTTTAAAGTTAATCTTTTATGACTtgctcatttgctcatttattttatggTCATGCACCACAGAATGATTTGTCAGTCAATAATAGGCTGCATACATGACATTGGCCCTATAAGATTACAATAGAGCTGAAAAATCCCCCTTGCCTAGCGTCCTTGTGTCCTAACATCAGAACACAGTGCATTCCTAGTGCACTGCAGACATATAAGAGTGTAGCAACTTAATAGTAACAATGAAAGACTAGGCCACTGTTAAAgtatttattatagttttgtaaattttttcacttataaaataaagtttactaTAAAATCATATGCAGTGTTGTGCTGGCAGCAGCCTTGCTTGTCTTGCTTACTGAATTTCTTGACTTACTAAGGGGCCATGTTGAAGTTgaatatggtggcacatgcctgtaatctcagtaatcaggaactgaagcaggaggatcccaagtttaggCCAACTTCTgcaatttagcatgaccctgtctcaaattaaatgtataaaaggactgtgatgttgctcagtggtaccaaaaacaaaaaactccctaGTACAACAATAAAGAGAAGCCATGTTGATTGATTGAGCTGTACCACCTAGATTTGTTCACACAGTGATGAAGTTACCTAACTATATATTCCTTGGAATGTGTCCCTGTCATTAAGACATGAATGGCTGTACTTAGTAACTTTTCAGAAGGAGGATGAAATTATGAATTTATAATTCTAAACATTTGTGTAGCCTTTCATGCTAATTCATCAAAGCTTTATCATAGAAAGGTGATAGAAAGTGGGTTAATGATAAAACCATTAACAAGTAAGGTCAATAGCAGATGGCAAAGTGTTTAAACTTTAAGTGAATGAgtatatttttttcccacaaaataggaaattataaaatacttattgCCTCAAGGTTATGAACTATCAAAAAATTGCAGCTATCACAGCAAATCTCTCAACAATAACAGAAGTGATCTATGCAGTTTTTAGTAAAGTTATTTATGAGAAGACACAATAAAATTAGTTTCACTCTTTTGGGAATTGGCATGTAGTCATTCTCTACTACATCATGGCTGATTATGAATGTTATGTGAGATTGTCTGACTACAGTCCATGTAGGTCTGAGGCTTCAACTGGGGTTCCAGCCATCTCAGGGAATTTGGCACAGATGATCATGTagcacacacacatttgttcTTCTGTATGCTAAATAGCAACCCCTGCTACCACCAATAGGGGTGAGGCAATCAGTGGTAGTGCCATGGTTCAGGGGTCAGGTGATGCCTTCAGAAAGAAGGAGACTGGGGAGGTGCACCAAGTTGCAATCTAATGCCTTCTGTCAATACAATCCATGCATTCTGTCATTCAGATCCATTTGTAGTTTCCAATTTTATCCAGCTTTCCTACTATAATATGGGGCCtatatttgttattattgttgttaaaaTGAATTCAGCCTCGGTCCTTTCCACATAGGGTGTGCATACGTCCCATAATTAAGAATTCCCTCGAGGTGGTGATCAGTTATTAGTTGGAAATATTTGAGTGGAAATGTAGTGAAACAAGATATAGCCCCCAATACTGTAGGATGTCCCAAGGATATAATTGAAGGTCATCTTCTCCACTCCCACTGCCCATTCTAAATTTCCCTTACTTAGGCTGTCAGTTTGGCAGATCTGATATAATGTCTTTGTTCTTCATTCATATAGGTCTGACTTGTTAGTTATACTGATCTTTCTGTGTTATAATGACTAAGctttcctttaatatttattacCCTTCATGGAAATACTAAGAAATATCCAAGTGAATGCCTTAAGTTTAAGACATACCACTACCTGTCCTAACTGTGTAGAGGCAACCACAAATCCTCATGAAAATTATTATCAATTATTCTGGTTAGAAAAGTACCACCTATCTTTTCCTCTAGGTCTACTTCATGAGGAGGACAAAATGGTCAGCGGGTAATCACAGTTTCTATTTTAATGGATTCCTTAATGGGaaataatatgtgtatattttgtttGAACTGCTTAAATGATAAAACATTAGATTGTATGTTTTTCTATAATGTAAATTCTCAGAGAAACCACTAAGCAAGGTATACAAAAGGGTACACTCAAAAACACTATAGATAAATTAAGCATTTGAGTAACTTACaagaagacaggaagaagaaataagaaaagaaaaatagagaagacaaacataaataaaaaataaaagggaaaatgttaAGTCTGAGCATTCCGAcaactatattaaatataaatggtctaaatacacaaattaaaagacaaagattgaTGGAGTGGGTTTGAAATGAGCATTATCTAACTGTATGCAGTCCACAAGAATCTCTctccaaatattaaaatgtaatatctTAGGTGTAAAGGAATAGGATTGAAAAAGACAtgcaaatattaatgaaaaaaagtGAAGTGGATATATCAATTTCATATAAGGTAGATTTTTAGAGCAAAGGAAATTACCAGAGACAGTGGgatatttcataataataaaaaggttGATCTATTACAAAGACATAGCAATTTGAAATGTGTGCTCATTCAGTTGAGaagcaaaatatatgaaaacaagaaCTGAGAGAATTGAAGAGATACATAGACAAATCCACAGTTATAGTGTGAGAATTCAAGATCCCTCTTTCAACAGTTGTTTAAACAACTGGACAGTAAATCGGTAAGAATATAGAAGAACTCTACAACAGCAGTGAGGAACAGGATCTATTTGACATTTATAGCCCACTCCCTTTGATAATAGCAAACAAGCATTACTTTCATGTGCTTATAGAACATACAAGATAGACTATGTCCTGGGTATAAAACAGGCCTCAACAAATTTGACATAATTGAAATCATACACAAGTTGTTCTCTGAACACAATGAAATCCAACTAGAAACCAAAGACacaaagataagagaaaaatttccAGACACTTGATAACCAAATATCATACTTATAAATAACCCACAAAGAAGTTACAAGTGTAGTAAAACTGTATTGAactgaattaaaaggaaaatacaacaCACCAAAATTTGTAAGACATAACCAAAATGGTGATGAGAGGGAATTTCATGGCACTAAATAAAAGCCTTAGAGAAGAAGAAAGTCTTAATCAGTAATTTCTAGTTTTCCACCAGTTTCAACAAAGCTGAAATGACATCTTAATATGCTTTTCCTAAGGCACAGGAATAAAGGTTTTCCAGGGTGCACAGCTAAGAACGGATTGTTGGGAGGAAGACCATAGGCACCTCAGCTCTTACTAGAGGATGCTTTCACTAGTTGGTATCTTTCACTGGCTAGTTCACTCATCCCATGGCCCATCCCCCGAGTTGCTGTGATTGTTGACTGTTAATGACTCATAAGTTCCATTTTTGATGAGAGAGGTTATACAGACTTCCAGGCTCTTACTACTTTGAGAGGTAGGAGGCAGGCACCCAGTGGCCAAGTACTGACAGtgtcaaggctagcttcttgacTGTGGGTGGGACTAACTCTCTAGGAGCAATTCATGTTCCAGAGGCCCACTCAAGACCAGGGTGAAGTTGATGTACTGAACCATCATCCTGCTAATCTCCATCTTCTTCTGAAAGTCCTCATAAATGCCCACTCTCTCCATTCCCATGAC
Proteins encoded in this region:
- the LOC124980381 gene encoding LOW QUALITY PROTEIN: olfactory receptor 1P1-like (The sequence of the model RefSeq protein was modified relative to this genomic sequence to represent the inferred CDS: deleted 2 bases in 1 codon), producing the protein MAGGNQTNSSEFLLWGLSEWPEQKHILFLIFLCLYVITVAGKLLVVLAIGADTQIHTPVYFFLTSLSCADILFTSITVPKALLNIHTKRKSISYAGCLAQLYFFLALRDMDIFLLATVAYGHFIVICHPLPYAVIMNFQHCTFIMIACWTFTSYVAMTHTFLIFWLSFCSKKTIPDFLHDLGHLIKISCSDIQVNKLVLLFLWGTVILIPFLLIQVSYIQIVSAILRFPSAQGRLKAFSACGSHLSVVALFFGTVIRAYLCPSSSSSNPLVEDTAAVITYTVVTSMLNPFSYSLRNKNMKAALVRLLRVKVSFLRGQ